The Lycium ferocissimum isolate CSIRO_LF1 chromosome 1, AGI_CSIRO_Lferr_CH_V1, whole genome shotgun sequence genome includes a region encoding these proteins:
- the LOC132049419 gene encoding chloroplast envelope quinone oxidoreductase homolog yields the protein MAGKVMHAVQYNSYGGGASGLKHVEVPVPTPKKDEVLLKLEATSINPVDWKIQKGMLRPLLPPKFPFIPTTDVGGEVLEVGSNVKSFKAGDKVVAMLNTLSGGGFAEYAVAKESLTVPRPAEVSAAEAAGLLIAGLTAHQALVNPAEVKLDGTGPRKNILVTAASGGVGHYAVQLAKLGNTHVTATCGARNFDFVKSLGADEVLDYKTPEGAALKSPSGQKYDAVIHCTTGIPWSTFEPNLSTNGKVIDLTPGPSAMWTFALKKLTFSKKQLVPLLLIPKKENLELLVRLVKEGKLKTVIDSKHPLSKAEDAWSRSIDGHATGKIIVEP from the exons CATGTGGAAGTTCCTGTGCCTACTCCGAAGAAGGATGAGGTCTTGCTAAAACTGGAGGCTACAAGCATAAATCCTGTTGACTGGAAAATTCAGAAGGGCATGCTTCGTCCACTTCTTCCTCCCAAGTTTCCTTTTATTCCTA CTACCGACGTGGGAGGAGAGGTTTTAGAGGTAGGATCTAATGTAAAAAGTTTCAAGGCCGGTGACAAGGTTGTGGCTATGCTTAATACCCTG AGTGGAGGTGGATTTGCTGAATATGCGGTGGCTAAGGAAAGTTTGACTGTTCCAAGACCCGCTGAAGTATCAGCTGCAGAAGCTGCAGGTCTTCTTATTGCAGGTCTTACAGCTCATCAGGCCCTTGTCAATCCTGCTGAGGTCAAGCTCGATGGAACTGGACCCCGCAAGAACATTCTAGTTACGGCTGCCTCCGGTGGTGTCGGTCACTATGCTGTTCAATTGGCAAAACTTGGCAACACCCATGTTACTGCTACCTGTGGAGCCCGCAACTTTGATTTTGTGAAGAGCTTAGGAGCAGATGAGGTTCTTGATTACAAGACCCCAGAGGGAGCAGCTCTTAAGAGCCCATCAGGCCAAAAATATGATGCAGTGATTCACTGTACAACAGGCATCCCTTGGTCTACCTTTGAGCCTAATTTAAGCACGAATGGGAAGGTCATCGATCTGACTCCTGGACCTAGCGCCATGTGGACCTttgcattaaaaaaattaaccttCTCAAAGAAGCAGTTGGTGCCACTGCTTTTAATTCCCAAGAAGGAGAACCTGGAGTTGCTTGTTAGGCTAGTGAAGGAAGGGAAACTTAAAACAGTCATCGACTCGAAACATCCTCTCAGCAAGGCTGAAGATGCTTGGAGCAGGAGTATTGATGGACATGCGACAGGAAAGATCATCGTGGAGCCATAG
- the LOC132049428 gene encoding anthocyanidin-3-O-glucoside rhamnosyltransferase, protein MENENSNDVLHIVMFPSFAFGHISPFVQLANKLSSHGVEVSFFTASGNASRVKSMLNSAPTTHIVPLTLPQVEGLPPGAESTAELTPVTAELLKVALDQMQPQIKSLLSNLKPHFVLFDFAQEWLPKMADELGIKTVFYSVFVALSTAFLTCPARVPQPKKYPTLEDMKKPPPGFPITSVTSVKTFEAQDFLYIFKSFHGGPTVYDRVLSGLKGCSAILAKTCSQMEGPYIEYVKSQFNKPVFLVGPVVPDTPSGKLEERWASWLNKFEAGTVIYCSFGSETFLNNDQIKELALGLEQTGIPFFLVLNFPANVDVPAELNRALPEGFLERVKDKGIIHSGWVQQQNILAHSSVGCYVCHSGFSSVIEALVNDCQVVMLPQKGDQFLNAKLVSGDMKAGVEVNRRDEDGYFGKEDIKEAVEIVMVEVDKQPGKLIRANQKKWKEFLLNKDIQCKFIEDLVNEMTAMAKVSSN, encoded by the coding sequence ATGGAAAATGAGAACTCAAATGATGTTCTTCATATAGTTATGTTCCCTTCTTTTGCTTTTGGTCATATTAGTCCATTTGTTCAGCTTGCTAACAAGCTTTCCTCTCATGGTGTCGAAGTTTCTTTTTTCACTGCATCTGGCAACGCTAGCAGAGTCAAATCTATGCTGAATTCTGCTCCCACTACTCATATAGTCCCTCTTACTCTTCCTCAAGTTGAAGGTCTACCTCCTGGTGCAGAAAGTACTGCAGAATTGACACCAGTAACTGCTGAACTTCTCAAAGTTGCTTTAGACCAAATGCAACCACAAATCAAGTCTCTACTTTCCAATCTCAAACCCCATTTTGTTCTCTTTGATTTTGCTCAAGAATGGCTCCCTAAAATGGCTGATGAATTAGGGATCAAGACTGTTTTTTACTCTGTTTTTGTTGCACTTTCCACTGCTTTTCTTACTTGCCCTGCTAGAGTTCCTCAACCCAAGAAATATCCAACTCTTGAAGACATGAAGAAACCTCCACCTGGATTTCCTATCACCTCTGTCACCTCAGTCAAAACCTTTGAGGCTCAAgattttctatatattttcaAGAGCTTCCATGGTGGTCCTACTGTATATGACCGTGTACTCTCAGGACTTAAGGGTTGCTCAGCTATACTAGCCAAGACTTGTTCTCAAATGGAGGGGCCTTATATAGAATACGTGAAATCACAGTTCAATAAACCTGTTTTTCTAGTAGGACCAGTAGTCCCTGACACACCTTCAGGAAAATTGGAAGAGAGATGGGCTAGCTGGTTAAACAAGTTTGAAGCTGGAACAGTTATTTACTGTTCTTTTGGAAGTGAAACTTTCTTGAATAATGATCAGATCAAAGAACTAGCTTTAGGTTTGGAACAAACTGGGATACCTTTCTTTCTGGTCTTAAATTTTCCTGCCAATGTCGATGTCCCAGCTGAACTAAACCGAGCTTTACCAGAAGGCTTTCTGGAGAGAGTGAAAGACAAGGGAATTATTCATTCAGGTTGGGTGCAGCAACAGAACATACTTGCTCATTCTAGTGTAGGTTGCTATGTATGCCATTCAGGGTTCAGTTCAGTGATAGAGGCACTAGTGAATGACTGTCAAGTTGTTATGTTGCCTCAGAAAGGTGACCAGTTCTTGAATGCAAAGCTGGTGAGTGGGGATATGAAAGCTGGGGTGGAGGTAAATAGGAGGGATGAAGATGGGTACTTTGGTAAAGAAGATATTAAGGAAGCTGTGGAGATAGTGATGGTGGAGGTTGATAAGCAGCCAGGTAAATTAATTAGAGCAAATCAGAAGAAATGGAAGGAGTTTTTGTTGAACAAGGATATACAATGCAAGTTTATTGAGGATTTAGTTAATGAAATGACAGCGATGGCTAAGGTCTCAAGTAACTAG
- the LOC132049437 gene encoding GTP cyclohydrolase 1-like isoform X1 codes for MNELDFNEEVENGVRCIIEDGVKVLLQGLGEDINREGILKTPLRVAKALREATKGYKQKVNDVVHGALFPEAGLEGGSGQAGGAGGLVIVRDLDLFSYCESCLLPFQVQCHVGYVPSGQRVVGLSKLSRVVDIFAKRLQAPQRLADEICTALQYGIKPTGVAVVLHCLHIHFPKSESALPDTSHQGWVKILVTSGSGVFEEEKADIWNDFIRLLNFRGISKEIVHPGVAHQSWCPSQSCNKLEQSNSAMTNAVVSILKSLGEDPSRKELVGTPCRFLKWLMKFRNSNLEMKLNGFLRSRINNPSPYGKVGDTEDLICSELSLPFWSQCEHHLLPFQGVVHIGYYSADGSNAVGRTVLQSVVHFYGFKLQVQERLTRQIAETTSSILGEDIMVVVEASHTCMISRGIEKFGSSTATIAVLGRFSRDPAARAEFLQSLPKFCSA; via the exons ATGAACGAATTAGATTTTAATGAGGAAGTAGAGAATGGAGTGAGGTGTATTATTGAGGATGGTGTAAAAGTGCTATTGCAAGGTTTGGGTGAAGATATAAATAGGGAAGGTATTCTCAAAACTCCTTTGAGGGTTGCTAAGGCTCTAAGAGAAGCCACAAAAG GTTATAAACAAAAAGTGAATGATGTTGTTCATGGTGCTTTATTCCCTGAAGCTGGGTTGGAAGGTGGAAGTGGTCAAGCTGGAGGAGCAGGGGGGCTTGTGATAGTTCGTGATCTTGATCTTTTCTCCTACTGTGAGTCTTGCTTGCTTCCTTTTCAGGTTCAGTGTCATGTTGGTTATGTCCCGTCTGGGCAAAGAGTTGTAGGACTAAGCAAGCTCTCTCGCGTGGTCGATATCTTTGCTAAAAGGCTCCAAGCTCCACAGCGTCTTGCTGATGAAATTTGCACTGCTTTGCAGTACGGGATCAAGCCAACAGGTGTTGCTGTGGTTTTGCACTGTCTGCATATTCATTTTCCAAAATCTGAATCAGCCTTGCCAGACACGTCTCACCAAGGATGGGTGAAGATACTAGTTACCTCAGGTTCGGGTGTTTTTGAAGAAGAGAAGGCTGACATTTGGAATGATTTTATACGTCTTCTGAATTTCAGAGGTATAAGCAAAGAAATTGTCCATCCCGGGGTCGCTCACCAATCATGGTGCCCTTCTCAGTCTTGTAACAAGTTGGAACAATCAAATTCAGCGATGACAAATGCAGTGGTTTCAATTCTTAAGTCATTAGGGGAAGACCCGTCGAGGAAAGAGCTTGTAGGTACTCCATGTCGTTTCTTGAAGTGGTTGATGAAATTTAGAAACTCTAATTTAGAGATGAAATTGAATGGCTTTCTTCGAAGTAGAATCAATAATCCAAGTCCTTATGGTAAGGTTGGCGATACTGAGGACCTTATCTGTTCTGAGCTCAGTTTACCATTCTGGTCCCAATGTGAACATCATTTACTTCCTTTTCAAGGTGTTGTGCATATAGGTTATTACTCTGCAGATGGAAGTAACGCTGTTGGAAGAACCGTATTGCAGTCAGTTGTACATTTTTATGGCTTCAAACTCCAAGTACAGGAGAGGCTTACCAGGCAGATAGCTGAGACCACTTCATCGATTTTAGGTGAAGATATAATGGTAGTTGTGGAAGCAAGTCACACATGCATGATATCTAGAGGAATTGAGAAGTTTGGAAGCAGTACAGCTACAATTGCTGTCTTGGGTCGTTTTTCTCGTGACCCTGCTGCGAGGGCGGAGTTTTTGCAGAGCCTTCCAAAGTTTTGTTCCGCATGA
- the LOC132049437 gene encoding GTP cyclohydrolase 1-like isoform X2, giving the protein MDTGMKEKAEVLKVLANPALSIKLNQYLFSLGYKQKVNDVVHGALFPEAGLEGGSGQAGGAGGLVIVRDLDLFSYCESCLLPFQVQCHVGYVPSGQRVVGLSKLSRVVDIFAKRLQAPQRLADEICTALQYGIKPTGVAVVLHCLHIHFPKSESALPDTSHQGWVKILVTSGSGVFEEEKADIWNDFIRLLNFRGISKEIVHPGVAHQSWCPSQSCNKLEQSNSAMTNAVVSILKSLGEDPSRKELVGTPCRFLKWLMKFRNSNLEMKLNGFLRSRINNPSPYGKVGDTEDLICSELSLPFWSQCEHHLLPFQGVVHIGYYSADGSNAVGRTVLQSVVHFYGFKLQVQERLTRQIAETTSSILGEDIMVVVEASHTCMISRGIEKFGSSTATIAVLGRFSRDPAARAEFLQSLPKFCSA; this is encoded by the exons ATGGACACAGGGATGAAAGAGAAAGCTGAAGTTTTAAAAGTTCTTGCAAATCCGGCTCTGTCCATCAAACTAAATCAGTATTTGTTTTCTTTGG GTTATAAACAAAAAGTGAATGATGTTGTTCATGGTGCTTTATTCCCTGAAGCTGGGTTGGAAGGTGGAAGTGGTCAAGCTGGAGGAGCAGGGGGGCTTGTGATAGTTCGTGATCTTGATCTTTTCTCCTACTGTGAGTCTTGCTTGCTTCCTTTTCAGGTTCAGTGTCATGTTGGTTATGTCCCGTCTGGGCAAAGAGTTGTAGGACTAAGCAAGCTCTCTCGCGTGGTCGATATCTTTGCTAAAAGGCTCCAAGCTCCACAGCGTCTTGCTGATGAAATTTGCACTGCTTTGCAGTACGGGATCAAGCCAACAGGTGTTGCTGTGGTTTTGCACTGTCTGCATATTCATTTTCCAAAATCTGAATCAGCCTTGCCAGACACGTCTCACCAAGGATGGGTGAAGATACTAGTTACCTCAGGTTCGGGTGTTTTTGAAGAAGAGAAGGCTGACATTTGGAATGATTTTATACGTCTTCTGAATTTCAGAGGTATAAGCAAAGAAATTGTCCATCCCGGGGTCGCTCACCAATCATGGTGCCCTTCTCAGTCTTGTAACAAGTTGGAACAATCAAATTCAGCGATGACAAATGCAGTGGTTTCAATTCTTAAGTCATTAGGGGAAGACCCGTCGAGGAAAGAGCTTGTAGGTACTCCATGTCGTTTCTTGAAGTGGTTGATGAAATTTAGAAACTCTAATTTAGAGATGAAATTGAATGGCTTTCTTCGAAGTAGAATCAATAATCCAAGTCCTTATGGTAAGGTTGGCGATACTGAGGACCTTATCTGTTCTGAGCTCAGTTTACCATTCTGGTCCCAATGTGAACATCATTTACTTCCTTTTCAAGGTGTTGTGCATATAGGTTATTACTCTGCAGATGGAAGTAACGCTGTTGGAAGAACCGTATTGCAGTCAGTTGTACATTTTTATGGCTTCAAACTCCAAGTACAGGAGAGGCTTACCAGGCAGATAGCTGAGACCACTTCATCGATTTTAGGTGAAGATATAATGGTAGTTGTGGAAGCAAGTCACACATGCATGATATCTAGAGGAATTGAGAAGTTTGGAAGCAGTACAGCTACAATTGCTGTCTTGGGTCGTTTTTCTCGTGACCCTGCTGCGAGGGCGGAGTTTTTGCAGAGCCTTCCAAAGTTTTGTTCCGCATGA